The Vicia villosa cultivar HV-30 ecotype Madison, WI linkage group LG1, Vvil1.0, whole genome shotgun sequence genome includes a region encoding these proteins:
- the LOC131638040 gene encoding ubiquitin carboxyl-terminal hydrolase 3, whose product MATASSKRWLPLEANPDVMNQFLSGLGLPEDQAGCYDVYGLDEELLEMVPKPVLAVLFLYPLTAKSEEERLQQNKEKKEYNKKVYFMNQTVGNACGTIGLLHALGNITSEIKFVEESFFDKFFKSTANLDPMQRALFLENDSEMEVAHSVAATAGDTEASDNVDTHFICFACVDGELYELDGRKSAPISHGPSSPSTLLKDAAKAIQSMIQKNPDSLNFNVIAISKKE is encoded by the exons ATGGCTACTGCTTCTTCAAAAAGATGGCTTCCTCTCGAAGCTAACCCTGATGTCATGAACCAG TTCCTTTCTGGTCTTGGTCTTCCAGAGGATCAAGCTGGGTGCTATGATGTTTATGGATTGGATGAAGAGCTTTTGGAAATGGTTCCGAAACCAGTTCTTGCTGTGCTTTTTCTTTACCCTCTCACCGCCAAG TCTGAAGAAGAGAGGTTGCaacagaataaagaaaaaaag GAATATAACAAGAAAGTGTATTTTATGAATCAAACTGTGGGTAATGCTTGTGGTACAATAGGGCTTCTTCATGCTCTTGGAAACATAACTTCTGAAATCAAGTTCG ttGAGGAGTCGttctttgataagttcttcaaatCTACTGCAAACTTGGACCCAATGCAG CGTGCTTTGTTTCTTGAGAATGACTCAGAGATGGAGGTGGCTCATtctgtagcagctactgctggTGATACAGAG GCATCAGATAATGTGGATACTCATTTCATCTGCTTTGCTTGTGTGGACG GTGAACTTTATGAGCTTGATGGAAGAAAGTCAGCACCGATATCACACGGTCCGTCCTCACCAAGTACTTTGTTGAAG GATGCTGCTAAAGCCATTCAGAGCATGATTCAGAAGAATCCAGATTCTCTCAACTTCAATGTCATTGCAATATCAAAGAAAGAGTGA